CCAGTTTTTAttgaaaacatgcaaaattcTCGTGATTGGAGCAGGAGGCCTTGGCTGTGAGCTCCTAAAAAACCTGGTAAAGTGCACATGCAGTTAAAAGATGGGTTAGGCAAACAAATTTACCATTTGTGTATGTAAATTACCAAAGCTTACACTGAATACTGTTCACCATTAGCCTGTGTTTTTTAGTGtctgtgatttttgtttttatttatttattttacttctccTTTAGGCACTATCAGGGTTTCGGAACATTCACGTCGTAGACATGGACACTATTGATGTGTCTAATCTGAACAGACAGTTTCTCTTTAGGCAAGGATTCAGTTTATTCTGATGAACACCTCATTTCAGATCAAAGTTGTTGGTAAAGTTTAATATTCAGCTTTTTGTGTTTAAAGGCCTAAAGATGTTGGCCGTCCTAAGGCAGATGTAGCAGCTGAATTCATCAACAGTCGAGTTCCAGGATGCCATGTTGTCCCGTATCCTTCATCACATAAACAAgccgtttatttattttgtcataacTTAATACCCGTTCTTGTCTATTTTGGAGCTTTGCTTCCTTAACCGGTGTAATTTAGACACTTTAAGAAAATTCAAGATTTTGATGAATCTTTTTACAGACGTAagtttaatgcaaaaaaaaaaaaaaaaacaaggtgtaATTAGGCagttttatattgttatatagaAATTGTCGCTTCTTTATCTTCTTTCTTCTACAGAATTCCACATAATTGTGTGCGGCCTGGACTCCATCATTGCTCGTCGCTGGATGAATGGAATGCTGGTGAGAAATACATCTATACTAAGGATCTGATTTAGATCCAGTTCACTTATTTCTCTAGTGGAACAGTTGGGATTAGATGATCAAATGTCTGTAGTGAAAAATTGCAAAACACTTTCTATCTGTGTTCCTCTCAGTTGTCACTGCTTATGTATGAAGATGGGGCTTTGGATCCCAGCTCCATAATCCCACTAATAGATGGAGGTACAGAAGGCTTTAAAGGGAATCTGAGGGTTATCTTGCCTGGTATGACAGCCTGCATAGACTGCACACTGGAGCTGTATCCTCCGCAGGTAGTCTGCTTTCTTATATAAACTGTTACAATGCTGTGATTTCTGCTTTATCACATAATTGTCACAAATACTTGGATTAAATttagtttaaaacaaaacaagctcAACCTGTGCATACTCAAAGAacagtttttaaatgatcacTTAAATTTATAAGCAATTCTGATACAGCATGCCACAATCAGACCATCATACAATCAGCCAGTCCTGGTGGTGATAATATGGTGGAGTAAGTGATGCTTTGGTGTTTCAGTGTTTGAGCAACATAGAATGATTGACAGAATTTTCAATATAAAACCAAAACccgaaatatttttttttacgcttttatttcattaaatgtttttatatgaatGAAATGGCTGTATGAATGAAAtgctcatttaaaatgaatcaagaatgttttttcacaccactgacGCTTAATACAGAACATTTAAACTGATGTATATAAATGATCACAGCTGTCAGTAATCATAAATTAAATAGCATGAACAGTAATTGGTCCATTGGCACGTTATGTACGATTCATTGCTTTGACAGTGAGAGtgtctgtcattctgttgtgtgttttcaggttaATTTTCCAATGTGCACTATTGCATCAATGCCGCGGCTGCCCGAGCACTGCATCGAGTATGTAAGAATACTGCAGTGGCCCAAAGAGAAACCATTTGGAGGTAGTACATATCTCTGGCACatgctatattttttttatacatagatCGTGTAGATGATAGATACATAGATGTGAAAGAGTTTATAAAACCTTCTAAATACTCTTTATAGccatgcacacactgtttactttATTAGGAGCATAATACCTATGTTATAAACTGCTCATACATGCAATTCTGTAATCCGCCAGTCATTTGGTCGCAGTGCATTAAATCATGCACATACAGGCAAAGAGCTTTAGTTAGTACCAGAATGAGGAAAAATTGTGAGCACTTTGACTGTAGTGTGGACGTTGGCACCAAATGGGCTGGTTATAATATCattgtattataatattttataatcaacGTGTATGTAATTAACATATTATTCTGTATTCTCATCAGTCCTTTCTAAACTGAGTGACATTTTAATAGAAAGGAACCCCATCAGAGACTAGATATTGTATGAGGCACAGCAGCATTTCTTCTGAGTTTTTTCTTATTGTCACTTCTGGGTTGAAAAAAGTTAGACATAAAGAACAGATGAAGATAAGATAGAAGCTGACATCTCAAACTGTACACCTAAACATCATCTCACAACAGATGATGAACGAATATCTTGATCCACAACTTAAATATTGTCTTTATTGTTATGGTAGTCTTTTTTGCATTGATGAACAGAAGACAATGTTGCTGATAAATATATTCAAAGGCTGCATGTGGGTCTCCGTCACAGAAGGCTGCTAATGGATGGTAACTTAATGCCAATAACGAGCCTTCTTATGACAAGCTTATGGTAGTTGTACTTGATTTTAAATAGAATGAGTTTAGGTTCCAGAAAGGTTAACATATACCTGCTAACGGTTAAAGCTCTTGGCTGCTGTAGGTTGTAAGAtcaaaggttgtgagttcaagaACCAGTTTTTGGACTATGAAGGTCTGAACCCTTTCTGGTGttctgtatcatgactgacctgTCTTTTGGTTTCATAACAATTTTACTGTCACATACTTTCATATGTAACAATATGTaatatttcttctttaaaaatgtCCAAGCCAATGAATAAAAAGCTCTATGTATAGATCACACATACAGAGCCACGACAGCGCCTTCCAATTCTGTGCAGATGGTGTAGCTCTGGATGGTGATAATCCTGAACACATTCAGTGGGTGTTTCAGAAGTCTCTAGAGAGAGCAGCTGAGTTCAACATCACTGGAGTCACCTACAGACTCACACAAGGTAACTGCATGAGGAAGCTGAGGGTTGAGTTTCTGTAGTATATTTAATGGTACTCTTCTCCAAGGTTCAGTTTCTGATTCATTAGTTTTCTTGCTCTGGTTTTTCAGGTGTGGTTAAACGAATTATCCCTGCTGTTGCATCCACCAATGCAGTCATTGCTGGTATGTCCAGACCACACACATTGCTCCCATTTTACATCCAGGATTCATTTATTGcttatataatattcatattaataaaaacaggacttattttttttccatacattATTGTGGATCTTTGTGTAGGGTATGAATCTGGTGCCAATCTGTAATCTCCATAGTAAGattaagaataaacaaataGGAGGGTCGATCAGCTGTATGAGCCTGAACAACAATgctcagatttctttttttagtttcaaTTGATTTTAAGTATTAAAGAATTAACACCTTCAGGTGAGTCAAATGAATCCTTCAAAAGAAGAAACCAGTGTTATACAAATGTAAAATGGTATATAATTccatatttttagtttttttaaagcCAACTTGACACATTATCAGTAAACATATAATAGCCACATGACTAGGATATTCCATCAAATTAAGATATTTCCAGATCACAATCTGTGTAGAAAATCAGATAAGATTAAATGAATACTTGTGGTGATTGCAATTTTGAgtgtaaaataaagaatttaataaTCAAAAATAATCTCTAATGGTTAATATGCTAGTTGTGAGTTTTTTTTAGTGCTTAAACccttaaatacaaaaatatgctTCATAATGTATGATGTTGgttgtattatatttttgcttgtttgctgATAAATCtagaaatattaattttaataattttgacATTGACTTTTCAAAAAGTTGCTACTTTTGTATGGAAAAATACTTTTGTATTCTGTGTGGAAGACGAAGCAAAACGGTCTATTTTCAAATGATGGAGTTTTCCCATGTAATCGAGTCTGTAACCTCACATGACACACTACATACTTGTCTTATGACCCGCCACCGTGATGATTTCCTTCAGGAATGTCTTTTTTAGCCATGTGTTATGGTTGTCACGAGAGTTTGTAATATGTCCTGATGCTGCACATCACCAGCAATAACAGACACTGCTCATAAATAGAACATACACTATACGCTAGCATTCTACAGTTTGCTTCCCATTGAAGAAGTAAATCAGCTAAGATGATAATATTGTTCTTTAGGCCATTTAGAACCAAAATCATTGCTAATATTTAAGCAATATTGAGCTGGAGCTGTGTCATTCAGCCTTAGGCCATTTTGCTCCGTCAGTGAAATAGCTCCCAGAGAAGCTGGATAGAACATTGTGTGCTATTGCTGGAATtagaattttaattatttttattttattcatagaCAACAGAGTGATCTGTTTAATAAGTGGACCAGACATAACTGATGACACACATTCTTTATTGAGGATAATCAATTAATTTTCAAATTTTTGCCCTCTACTGAGGATGAGAATCATTAAGTTTATTACTTTCTTAATCATGGTGAGATTGTTCAAACACACCACAAATCACGAGTTCTGATGAAGCAACATTCAGTCTGTAAAATCTTACAATGACACTGAAACCCCACATGAACAGCAGGTGGAACTATGGGCTGTTTGACTAGAGCACTAGCTATAGGGTCATGCATAATAGTGACAGCAGTGGGAAGGCATAGAGTCCTAGATTTGGCCAGATTGTTTGTTTCGTGCTTCCTGActctttcactctgtgtttataaacaGCCCAAACTTCCACTGTGTTGTGCATGTTCCAAATGAATTGTACCACCTTGTGGATTTGCTGATTTCTGAGGGCAAAATTACAACATTTCCAGTGTTACATCTGAGGTCACTGTTGCCAGCATCTGTGCCAGAAGTTAATAAAATGGACAGCCAGTCGTAAATTTCTGACCAACTTTCCAGagacagctgttttttttgtcaaaaaagATTTGTATGGCCTTCACGCCTATGA
This DNA window, taken from Tachysurus fulvidraco isolate hzauxx_2018 chromosome 23, HZAU_PFXX_2.0, whole genome shotgun sequence, encodes the following:
- the uba3 gene encoding NEDD8-activating enzyme E1 catalytic subunit isoform X4 encodes the protein MAVDVSSSGDWDGRWSHVQKFLERSGPFTHPDFEASEETLQFLLKTCKILVIGAGGLGCELLKNLALSGFRNIHVVDMDTIDVSNLNRQFLFRPKDVGRPKADVAAEFINSRVPGCHVVPHFKKIQDFDESFYRQFHIIVCGLDSIIARRWMNGMLLSLLMYEDGALDPSSIIPLIDGGTEGFKGNLRVILPGMTACIDCTLELYPPQVNFPMCTIASMPRLPEHCIEYVRILQWPKEKPFGDGVALDGDNPEHIQWVFQKSLERAAEFNITGVTYRLTQGVVKRIIPAVASTNAVIAAACATEVFKIASSAYAPLNNYLVFNDVDGLYTYTFEAERKENCTACSQVPQKLQFPPSAKLQEVLEYLTENASLQMKSPAITATLEGKNKTLYLQSVASIEERTRPNLCKTLKELGLTDGQELAVADVTTPQTVLFKLNFTS
- the uba3 gene encoding NEDD8-activating enzyme E1 catalytic subunit isoform X1; translated protein: MNFHIMHCGQGSQVDSVRKQNDEGEDLNEDEVYSNVAVTKYVKMAVDVSSSGDWDGRWSHVQKFLERSGPFTHPDFEASEETLQFLLKTCKILVIGAGGLGCELLKNLALSGFRNIHVVDMDTIDVSNLNRQFLFRPKDVGRPKADVAAEFINSRVPGCHVVPHFKKIQDFDESFYRQFHIIVCGLDSIIARRWMNGMLLSLLMYEDGALDPSSIIPLIDGGTEGFKGNLRVILPGMTACIDCTLELYPPQVNFPMCTIASMPRLPEHCIEYVRILQWPKEKPFGDGVALDGDNPEHIQWVFQKSLERAAEFNITGVTYRLTQGVVKRIIPAVASTNAVIAAACATEVFKIASSAYAPLNNYLVFNDVDGLYTYTFEAERKENCTACSQVPQKLQFPPSAKLQEVLEYLTENASLQMKSPAITATLEGKNKTLYLQSVASIEERTRPNLCKTLKELGLTDGQELAVADVTTPQTVLFKLNFTS
- the uba3 gene encoding NEDD8-activating enzyme E1 catalytic subunit isoform X2; the protein is MADGEEPAKKRQRIEEQPKKMAVDVSSSGDWDGRWSHVQKFLERSGPFTHPDFEASEETLQFLLKTCKILVIGAGGLGCELLKNLALSGFRNIHVVDMDTIDVSNLNRQFLFRPKDVGRPKADVAAEFINSRVPGCHVVPHFKKIQDFDESFYRQFHIIVCGLDSIIARRWMNGMLLSLLMYEDGALDPSSIIPLIDGGTEGFKGNLRVILPGMTACIDCTLELYPPQVNFPMCTIASMPRLPEHCIEYVRILQWPKEKPFGDGVALDGDNPEHIQWVFQKSLERAAEFNITGVTYRLTQGVVKRIIPAVASTNAVIAAACATEVFKIASSAYAPLNNYLVFNDVDGLYTYTFEAERKENCTACSQVPQKLQFPPSAKLQEVLEYLTENASLQMKSPAITATLEGKNKTLYLQSVASIEERTRPNLCKTLKELGLTDGQELAVADVTTPQTVLFKLNFTS
- the uba3 gene encoding NEDD8-activating enzyme E1 catalytic subunit isoform X3, with translation MLSAGCRMAVDVSSSGDWDGRWSHVQKFLERSGPFTHPDFEASEETLQFLLKTCKILVIGAGGLGCELLKNLALSGFRNIHVVDMDTIDVSNLNRQFLFRPKDVGRPKADVAAEFINSRVPGCHVVPHFKKIQDFDESFYRQFHIIVCGLDSIIARRWMNGMLLSLLMYEDGALDPSSIIPLIDGGTEGFKGNLRVILPGMTACIDCTLELYPPQVNFPMCTIASMPRLPEHCIEYVRILQWPKEKPFGDGVALDGDNPEHIQWVFQKSLERAAEFNITGVTYRLTQGVVKRIIPAVASTNAVIAAACATEVFKIASSAYAPLNNYLVFNDVDGLYTYTFEAERKENCTACSQVPQKLQFPPSAKLQEVLEYLTENASLQMKSPAITATLEGKNKTLYLQSVASIEERTRPNLCKTLKELGLTDGQELAVADVTTPQTVLFKLNFTS